TAGATAGCGCCGTGCGACGCCCGAGTATGCGGACCGATGCCGCCTGCCGGGAAATCAAGTTTTCCCTAGGAAAGAGCAGGAACTGAAACTTGAAAATAACAATCCAGGTACTAACGCGTCATTCAAATCAAGAGCCACAGCCATGAAAATGCGAAAGTATTACCTATCCAATCGAAGGGAATCGGTGAGCCACGAAGTACATAAATACAGGTCGCTGGCCGTCGATCAAAAAGTTACTCTCCCTGCTGAGCAACGAGAATCACAAGCCGGACGATCATTATAGTCGTAATACGGATGTGAATCTACGCTACAAAACAGTCATAGCTCCAAGACTGAGCAAGCCGGACGACAATTCTTGTCGTAATACGGATGCTCCACAGTCGACCCGGCACTCCTACTATCCGCCATCACCGAGTGCGACGTGAAGTAAGGTTTCCTGTGATTCACGCAACGCCGACTGAGCGCCACCATACGCGTCGAGTAGCTAGGGATGGCAAAAATATTCCCGACCTCGATATATCGATAATCGATATATCGAAAAACTAAATATCGATATGCCGATATATCAGctcaaaaaatatcgatatatcgtcgatatttcaaaaaaaatcaatgatatttattatttttttgtttctcatTATGTGTATACGTAATTTTTAccgaataaattatatgtaaaaaaggTGGTATAAAGACGTTCGAAAACTGGCCTCGCAGAAAAAATATGGATTCAGcctaaatatacttttaaatacatatatatatattaataaaaatatgttcccTTTATATTTTgggaaatatttttgtcaaatacatttttacaacatgtCGACATGTTTATAATANNNNNNNNNNNNNNNNNNNNNNNNNNNNNNNNNNNNNNNNNNNNNNNNNNNNNNNNNNNNNNNNNNNNNNNNGTTCGTCTTTTGGCGGGCCGACCGGAGTCCGCCGCCCTAGCAGTCTCGTACTTGTCCGTATGGTCTTCTTCGTCCTTACGATGCGGTGATCGTCATCCCTCCCGTGGTGTCACAAGTGGGGGGGATGAAGAACGTGGTCGGTGACACCTCCACCGATCTATCTATCTATCATCTATGATGATCTATTTTCAATTACTTTTACTTCTacaatttgtatagtatatataaatatatgtgccataaaaatgaattacttgGCAGTTATgaaataacacaaataataatacaaatattatatagttagaatGATTTATTAAGTTCAATGTaactttatcatttattttaaaatataacatgtacattaaaataataacttaataactttaatatatatcataataacatgaaaatttttaatgatttattataattactaaaataacttaaataataaaaagttatacattATCAAGCCAATAACAGCCATCAATAGACCCCAGGAACAACAGCTTAAAAAGTCTTTTGCCCAATaatctaataacaaataaataattaatataatacaaaatatataaatttataatatattcaattaaaataaatgaattaccTGTTTCTTTCTTTGGAAAGAGTAGCTCCAGCTTTGGAGAATAGGCTTTCGGAAGGAACAGACGTCGCAACAACACAAAATACTTTTTGAGCTTCCATGTAAATTAATGGAAAAACCGATTTCATATCTTCCCAAGTTTCTAAAGGATTTTGCTTTAAAGGACTGACTGGTGCTGACAGATAATTCATGACAAGTTGATCTGATGGTGAATTACTATTAGTTTTCTTGCTGCTGGACGCCCTTGAACTAGAGCGTTTATGGGCTAGTCCTTGGTGGTATTCCCAGAGGTTAAATACTTTAGAACTTTCACTGGTGTCTTCCTCTTAAGAAGAAGACGATAATACCATGCGGTTGTTGGAAACCATTTCCTTGAGGTGTTTTATGGCATTAGCACAGGCGACCGGGTCCTTGAAATGTAGATTTTTGAAACGTGGATCCAACAATGTGGCCACGGGGCAAaggttaaatatttcaatattaccaAATCGCCTATTCAATTGGGCAATGACagcattttttaaactttcccCTACATCGCTCTTCGGTAGTTGTGAACTTACACCATTATTCAAACAGCTAACAATGGGTAAAACCTTACTAATTGTAACATAACTCTCCGCTGACATCTCAGCTGTGACCATTTCCAGTGGACGCAAAACCAAAATTACATCATGTATTTCTTGCAGCTGTCTAGCTGATATCATTTCTGGTCCGTTTGGACGTGTCAGCATTATTTCCGAAATAATTTTAGAGAGCTCGACAAATCTTTGAAGCATATAAAATACACTATTCCACCGGGTGCTCACATCGAGAATCAGTTTCTTAACTGCACCATCTTTAATGcctgaataaacaaaaaaaaaaacataaacctTGTGAggttaattttcaatatatattttttagaacatacattttctataataaattaatataccttgATTAATCTGTTTTTTTCTAAGTTCATCACTAAGGAATGTGCTTCGTTTAAAGTGCTTCACGATCTCTCttacatttgataataaatcaattaatgatGTGGTATTAGATATTGACTTTTCAACTATTAAGTTAATTGTATGTGCGAAACAAGGCACATACTTATAAGTACCAAAAGAATCTTTCACCGCTTTTGTGATGTTTGCACCATTATCAGATACAACAGCCATTATTTTGTCTATAGGAATATCCCATTCACTCAAGCATTTTAACATTTCTTGGCTGATGTAGTTGGCTGTATGAGATTCATTTAATTCTATGACACCTATAAttcctgttaaaaaaaaaaacatataatgacagtttttattagaaattactTTTTCTAAGAATACATACCAGATTTCATTGACAGGCTTTGTATATAATGGATGGTAATTCCTAAAAAACTTTTCATCTGTTGACTGTCCGTCCAAATGTCAGTGGTcagagaaaaatttaaaatggtttttaaatccAACCGAAATTTAGATTCAACAATTTTGTACTTATCGtcaatatatgttttaatagtaTTCCTGCA
This Acyrthosiphon pisum isolate AL4f unplaced genomic scaffold, pea_aphid_22Mar2018_4r6ur Scaffold_20541;HRSCAF=21335, whole genome shotgun sequence DNA region includes the following protein-coding sequences:
- the LOC100573290 gene encoding zinc finger BED domain-containing protein 1-like, producing MAPSKLWRSFTKIDQYSASCNECKQVIKTSGNTSNLKAHLDKRLKKAEAGEAYNNTCRKDVSNDPDDPDYVFQDDSSAGCAADISSIASSSKTIVSIPKSSPNQRQQNINQVFKQISSMSVGGTQHKCITDAIAYFLCKDNKAFSTIEGKGFRNMVNKLNPLYKVPCRNTIKTYIDDKYKIVESKFRLDLKTILNFSLTTDIWTDSQQMKSFLGITIHYIQSLSMKSGIIGVIELNESHTANYISQEMLKCLSEWDIPIDKIMAVVSDNGANITKAVKDSFGTYKYVPCFAHTINLIVEKSISNTTSLIDLLSNVREIVKHFKRSTFLSDELRKKQINQGIKDGAVKKLILDVSTRWNSVFYMLQRFVELSKIISEIMLTRPNGPEMISARQLQEIHDVILVLRPLEMVTAEMSAESYVTISKVLPIVSCLNNGVSSQLPKSDVGESLKNAVIAQLNRRFGNIEIFNLCPVATLLDPRFKNLHFKDPVACANAIKHLKEMVSNNRMVLSSSS